Genomic window (Aquimarina sp. BL5):
TTTGCTGTATTCTATACGTATCAGGATATTTTCAAATGATTATAGCCGCTTCAATATTAATAGTAGCAAGTGCTATAGAGTATAAAAAAGATGCATTTAGATCTTTAGGCTTTCAACGCAAAAGAATAAATGTAAAAAATCTATTAATCATAGCACCACTAGTAGGTATTTTCACTTTTCTGTTTTATTCCTATATATTGGTTCCAGGTGTTACTTCTCTTACGGGGCAACCTTTAGACTATTCGGTGTTCGAGCCATTTGAAGGAAATCTGCCTGCCATATTAAACCTATTTGTTTATATATTGGCATCCGCAGCATTTGGCGAAGAAATTGTGTTTAGAGGATACCTAATGAGGCAGTTTACTAAGTTTTTTGGCTCCAGTAAAATAAGTATTGTAATTAATATTTTACTATTTGGGTTTATTTTTGGGCTGTCTCATGCATATCAAGGTATAAGTGGTCAAATAATAACAGGTATTCTTGGTATGTTCTTAGCCCTCGTTTTTCATATAAAAAAAGATGATTTGTGGTTTAATATCGCTGTACACGGTTTTATTGACACTATTGCTTTGGTATATCTATATTATGGTTGGATTTAATAGCTTAAAATGTACAGAATCTATACATACAATGTATAAGAAACGTGGGTAGTTTGTACTTGCCGAAAAGTCTGAAAACACTTATATTTAGCTAAGTAGTAAACCGAAACGACAGTGCTTATCTCCTGCCCTATTTTCTTATACGAGACGAAACGTTAACTGACATGTAAAAACCACCAATACCTGCAGACAAACAAATAGAAATATGTATAATTTTTCATACTTCAAAGAAAAAGACAAGCAAACAATTTTGGATTTTATAGAAGAAAATTCCATTCTAAAGCAGCAGTCCAAATCGCCTTACAATGGCTAATTCAAAGGGGAGTCGTTGCAATTCCAAAATATGTAAGTCTAAAAAGAATAGTTGAAAATTTAAAAGTTTATGATTTTTAACTAATTGATAATCAAATGAAAATAGAAGGTTAGCTGAAGACTTATTACATATGGAATAAGATAAAACAAAGTATGACAATGCCTATAATTCATTGTTACTTTTTTGGTGCAGTAAATTACTTATAAAAAGTAAAACTTAGTAACCAATGTGCAAGAAAAATCAATAAAACAATGTAACATTTTGCACTTTTATGACTCATATAGTAAACGTTAGAGAAAATGGAAAAACGAAAAAAAATCTCTGTAGGAATAGCATTTAAAAAATATTTCTTGTCTTGGTTCACTATTCTTGTTTTATTTATAATTACTAAGCTTGTTACTATCAATTCACTATTCCTACTTTATGCAGTTTGGGCTTTGGCTATACTATTTTCTATTTTGTGTATTTCCTTAAAAAAGGTAGAATTCACTTCGGACATTGTATACTTTGGTGGCAAAGCTTTTAACTATAGCCTAATTAAGGATTTAAAAATATTTGAATTCAATAAAGACACCTTCTATCTTTTTATTACAGAATCGGATAATGTTTTTAGTAAGTATCATTTTACACAGTTAGGTTTTGGTAAAAAAATAGGATATCTAGGAATATTAAGAATGTTATATTCAAAAACTTTAGATAAAAAAATACCGCTCGCTGAGTTTCTCGAATTACTAGAAGAAAAGTCAGAAATTAAAAAGAAGTTGAATTAAAACTTTTGCTAACCCAAAATATCGAATTATAACTGATTAGTTATTCATCAATTGATTGTATTTTTAATAAGACGAAAAAAAACCAACATTTTGCCTTGTCATAATATATATTTTAAATGTTACTATACATATCTAAGATGTCCAAAACTGAATGTACTAGAATTATAAAAGAGTTAGTAGATGTTACAATTTGAAATTAAAACGAAACACGAAATGATCTTATGATACTTTTACACGGAGGTTCATTATGGATATACTTACTGTTCTTTTTTTTAATGATGGTTATACCAACCATCATTATTTTTATAGTTCTAAAAAAGTTTATTTTTAAAAAGTATATTAAAAAGCAAAAATATAAATCAACAAGAGTAATTTCTTACATATTTATATTTCTGTTATCAATAGTATTAATATTACTAGTAAATTACTCATTTCACAGCGTTTGGCAATAATCTAGAAGAAAACCGTAAAGCTGTTATGACTATTAAAAAGGTAATTTACAAGTCGCCAAATATAAAATTTGGAGTTTATGAGAAAAAAATAATCGCAACATATAGATTATCACCTTCTACCCTACATTTATTAAACTAGATCTTATAAGTTAATCAGAAACCTAATATAAAATGCGCAGTAAATTCCCAATCCTAGAATCCGAAAGAGTAATCTTAAGACAATTTACTGAATCAGATTTAGAAAACGTTTTTAGAGGACTTTCTCATCCTGATATTATAAAATATTATGGCATTAGTTTCGATACTTTGGAAGCTACAAAAGAACAAATGGTTTGGTTTTCTGATCTTGAAAAAAATGAAAATGGAATTTGGTGGGCTGTTTGTTCTAAAGATGATGGAAAATTTCTTGGAGCGGGTGGATTAAATGATCTAAATAAAGAAAACAAAAAGGCGGAAATTGGTTTTTGGTTGTTGCCGGAAAATTGGGGAAAAGGACTTATGACCGAAACAATACCGCTTATCTTACAACATGCGTTTGAGACTATTGGACTACATAGAATTGAAGGTTTTGTCGAAACGGAAAACTTGAACTGTAAAAAAGCTCTTGCAAAATTACAATTCAATTTAGAAGGTACTATGCAAGACTGTGAAATTAAGAATGGAGCGTTTATTAGTATAGATATTTACTCGAAAATAGCTAATAAATAAAAAAACAAACCACAACACGATATATGTGTTCAAAGTAAATAGAAGTTTAATTGAATCTTGTTGTGTCTTTGAGAAGACCCAATACTCTCCGAAAGTAAAAGTTAGCAACCAATGCCCTAGAATACCTAAAAGCTAGGGACACTTTATGTTGGTCCTATTCACGTATTTGGCTTCATCTATAAGAATAGTAACAAGTGTTATCCCTAATCACCTCTTTTTTTTCGTTTTGCTTGTCTTAGCAATTTTCTTTGACTTCTCTTTAGCTTTCGTGCTTGTCTTTTTTCTGGAGAGCCTCGTACCAAATATACCATATACGCAATACCGTTCCCTGCACCTATAGCTATATAATGGGGAATGGCAAAAAAGCCTTCAAATATTTGACCAAAGACAGTACCATGTTGGGCTGTACATGCCCTTCCAATATAAGACATACGCCACCAATGACGTGTAGACTTCCCTTCACTCCCGTCCTTATACACCTCTGTAGCAGTAATATAAACACATTGCATATGATGCCAAGGGGTACATTTATTTACATTTCGCGTTCCTCTATCAAAAAGTTTTACAGAAAGACTGTCCTTTACAGTTAGTACTTCATTCTGTGCTACACTTGGTGCGTAAACCAATAACATAATAATGACAAACAAAACCTTCATAATACTAAGATAAGTAATTTGAATATAAGATGAATGCTAGTTCAATTCTTCTCTCCTTCTTTCTTCAAATTCTACTTTTTCAACTTAAGACATTAGTTTTCTATATTTTGGATAAGAAGTCAACTACCTCGGGACAAGTCCACGAGGCATTAAAACGAACTGATTTTTAATTTCGAGGCAAGCCTCGGAGTATTAAACCCTTTGGCGGTCCCAATAAATTTGGTAAGTTGCAAACATGAGATTCAGTATTTATTAGAAATAATAAACGTAAAACATTTAACTCAACCAAGAAAGTATGGAAATAGACCATATATTTATATTTTCAAAAAATAATGGAAAGGAAGCTGACGACTTAGTTAGTTTTGGCTTTGTGGAAGGTAGTAGTAGAATTCATCGAGGACAAGGGACAATAAACCGAAAATTTTATTTCGAGAATTTTTTCCTAGAAATTTTATGGGTGATAGATGAAAAGGAAATACAAAATGAAACAACTGCACAAACAACACTTTGGGAACGTTCCCAATTTAAGGAAAATGGATATTCGCCTTATGGCTTGTGCCTACTAAATTGTGATCTTACTGACACACTGTTTAAAGAAAGTAAAATTTATCAACCTGATTATTTCCCAAAAGGGATGTCTATTGATATAATTACTAACGAGAAACGCCCTCAATTACCTTGGACATTCAGACTTCCTTATAGAGGAGAAAAGAAAGTTAACGATGAACCGATTGAACATTCAAATGGAATTAAGTTTTTGACCCGAATAGAATTTGAAGTAAACGACAAAATCTGTAAAGGTCATTTTACAGATTATTTTACAGGATTTGATCATATTGCGTTCAAGGAAAGTAAAAGAACGCATCTGAATCTTGAGTTTGATAATAAAACTCAGGGCAAGAAAAAAGAATTTCCTGAACTTGGTCTAACTATAAACTATTAAAAAGTGTTTTACAACAATTTGAGTATCATATATGTTCCATTTGGGAAGCAAGCGCAAGATATAAGAGACGTTATAACACAATCATTAAAATAAATGAAGAATCTAGTTCATTTAATTGAGATGTAGATTTATTCGTATTTTCGATATTATAAGACTAAATTTAATTAATGATGACAAAAAGTGAACTTATTGCCAATCGATTAAGAGAAGTTTTATTAAATGGAACTTGGATAGCAAACACCAATTATAAACAACAAATAGAAAGTGTGACTTGGCAACAGGCTAATCAAAAGATTGAAACCCTAAACACTATTGCAATACTCACATATCATATCAATTACTATCTTGCCGGGATTCTAAATGTTTTTCTAGGGGGTAATCTTGAAATTAGAGATACCTTTAGCTTTGATATACCACCCATTACATCTGAAACTGATTGGAAAAACCTTAAAAATGAATTCTTGACCAACGCCGAAAAATTTGCTCTACAAGTAGAAAAAATGGAAGATCAAAAATTGGATCAGATATTTGTAGATCAAAAGTATGGAACTTACCTAAGAAATATTGAAGGTGTCATCGAGCACAGCTATTATCATCTTGGACAGATTTCTCTGATTAAAAAACTTATAACAAAAAATAGCAAATAACATACTTCAATGTGACTTAAAATTAATTTTATTATTTAGTCTTATCTGGATATTCCAAATATAGGATATGTACTTCTACTAATACAATTCAGATGACAAATCCGACAATTCGGTAAGGTTTTTTACCCATTTACTTAAGGTAACAATAACTTTCGAATAAATTAATACGTTATGTTTTTAAGTACCATAGGGGTAATTCACTTCGCGTCCTCAATCATTTCATTAATAACCGGCACGGTAGTTTTATATAAATCAAAAGGAACAACACCCCATAAACAAATCGGTTATATATATACGATATCAATGTTCATTGTTCTTGCAACTTCGTTTATGTTATATAGACTGCATGGAACATTTGGAGTTCTTCATTGGTTTGCTGTGATAAGTAGTATCACGCTCTTGTTAGGAATTGTGCCGATGTTTATTAAACCTAAGGAGTATTTAAAACTTCATTATGGTTTTATGTATTGGAGTGTTATCGGATTGTATTGTGCTTTTTTTGCTGAAGTACTTACAAGAATTCCGTTTATTCTTAAAGTGGATACTAATATAATTCCAATTTTTTATTCATTAGTAGGAGTTGCTACAGCACTGGTTAGCGCTATTGGTTCTATCTATTTTAGAAAATATAAGGAGAAATGGAATGCTTTGATAGATGACTCCAAGAATAATCTCGAAATCTAAATGGCTCTATTTATATAGTAAAAAAATATAAGAACACTAAGATGATCCATCATCATAATATTAAGAAGTAACTATCTATTCTTTTTTAAAATAAGCGCCGTAACGAATACGGCGCTTTACAAAACAACATAATGACTATTACTTAGGCATCACAACATCACCAATTACATGAATCACTCCGTTTGTAGCCATTACATCAGTCTTTATGATTTCACTATAATTTCCGTTTTGATCTTTTAACCAGATCTTACCGTCTTTTTTTACGGCTTTTAGTTTCGCACCACTTAGGGTAGTTAACTCTGCCTTTCCTCCTCCACTTTTTAATGCTTTTACAACAGCAGCCGCATCGATCTTACCTGATACTACATGATACGTTAGGATAGAAGTTAACTTACTTTTGTTGGCTGGTTCCAATAAAGAATTCAGAGTTTTAGAATCGATCTTGGCAAAAGCATCATTGGTAGGGGCAAATACCGTAAAAGGTCCATCACCTTTTAGAGCTCCAACCAGATCAGCTGCTTTAAGCGCTGTTACCAAGGTAGAAAAATCGTCTACTGATACAGCTACATCTACAATGTCCTTTTTTGATTGTGCAAATGTGGATTGAGTGCATACGAATAAGAAAAGAGTCGAGGCAATAAAAATTAGTTTTTTCATGATTTTATTTTTTAAGAATTAAACATTGTTAAACGCGCTTTACATATTCATATACACAAGTTTGTTTCATTTGGATGAGTTTGGATGAGATTTTTTTTAAATTTGAAGAAGCCAATAACTAAATGAAAGACGATTTAGAACTTATAAAGAAGTTACAGAGTCAAGATTCTTATGCCTTGTCTAAGGTTTATGATCTCTATTCTGGTGCACTTTATGGGGTGATTTTAAGAATGTGCAAAGATGAGCCTCTAGCACAGGATTTATTACAAGAAACATTTATGAAAATTTGGCGAAAATCGCATACGTATAATCCGGAAAAAGGAAAGTTTTTTACCTGGTCATATCGAATTGCAAGGAATATAACGTTAAACGCGCTACGCAAAAAGAATATCCTCATCCAAAATGAGGATTTAAGTGTATATAAAGATAGAAGTACTTCTGAAGTAGAAAAAGAAACATTAGAATTAGATGGTTCTTTAAAAAAATTAGAACCTCATCATCAAAAAGCTTTAGAGCTTGTATATTTTAATGGGCTCACGCATAGAGAGGCACAAGAGGAAATGGATGTTCCTTTAGGAACATTTAAATCTTATATAAAACAAGCTCTTAAAAAATTAAGAGAATCTTATAAAGAAGAACTTCTAGTAGTATGGATTATTATTGAAATGATGAGATGATGGATAGGAATACGATAAAAGATACAGGAATACTAGAACAATATCTATTAGGTGAACTTTCTGAGGAGCAATCTATAGAAGTAGAGAACATTCTTAAAAAAGATAAAGAGTTACGAGAGTATTTCAATAAAATGGAAAATGATATGGAGCAAATAGCATTAGAAAATGCAATTACTCCTCCTGTTCATATTAAAACAGCGATATTAAATGAACTAGAAAATTCTAGCTTGGTTGCTAAAGAAAAAGTAATTCCATTGCAAAAAAGAAAAAGAGTCTCCTACAATTTTGCGATTGCCGCGAGTCTTGCTGCGCTATTTTTATTGAGTTCTGGTTGGTTGTATAACCAATGGAAAAATACGGAACGTACTATGATTACATTACAAAAAGAGACCAATGATCTAAAAGATAGGCTTGTAAACTTAGAAGGTAATTATCAGAAAACTGAAAAATGGTATCAAGCGATCAATAAACCAGAAGTAGTACAGTTGGTATTAAAAGGGAATGAAAAATCACCTGGTTCTGCTGCTATAGCATATGTAAATCATAAGAACAAAGAGGTTATCCTTAACCCAACGGGACTTTCTAAACTAAAGAATAATAAAACCTATCAAATGTGGGCAGATGTAAATGGAGAAATGATCGATATGGGTGTGATTTCTGCTAATCAAGAAATGATCACAATGAAATATATTGAGAATGCGGAATCATTAAATATAACAATTGAACCCGCTGGGGGAAATGATCATCCTACGGTAGAACAACTAATTTCTAATGTATATCTTTAGTACTAGAATCTGCATAAACTTAGCGGTAATTAAATATGATATTCGAAACTCATCAACTGAATTCTCCAATTAGCAAGTACATTGAATCTATATTTCATTTTAAAGATTTTATACCGGACCATTCTATAGAGCGAGTTGTACCCACTGGGCATGTGTTTATTATTTTCGAATTAGATGACATCCCAAGAAATACATTTGATAATATTACGCTAAAACCTAACAAAACATATACGAAAGCTTGGATATCTGGGATACACAAAAACTATATCTCAATTTCTGCTCATCCAAAATCCGAAATGTTTGTGATTCAATTTAAGCCTTTTGGAACCTATCCTTTTTTTCATTTTCCTGCAGCAGATCTAAGTGAAAAAATTCTTTCTTATGAAGAAGTTTTTGAAAAAGAGCTCCTAGTATTAAGAGAAAACCTTCTAAAACAAGAGGCTTCTCTAGATAAATTCAATGTAGCGGAAAAATGGTTAATAAGTAGATTTAATGAATCTAAAGTACCATCTAAAGAATTACTTTCTGTAGTACAAAAGTTAGAAACAGAACCTGTAACTAATTTTAATGATGCCATCGGAAGCTATCCATATACTCAGAAACACCTTATAGATCAATTTAAAAAATACATAGGCGTGACTCCTAAATATTATCAACGAATCTTACGTTTCAATGAAATCTTACAACAAATTCAACAAAAAGAAAGTATATCTTGGTCCCAAGTAGCTTATCAATGTGGGTATGCGGATCAATCTCACTTTATCAAAGAGTTTAATCATTTTTCTGGTTTTAATCCTCAAGAATTTATCAAGAAAGAATTCAATAAAGATGAGTCAAATTTCTTTCCTTTGGATAGAGAAGGTTAATTTTTTACTATTATAGTATTTTTTGTTTTTCGTACTTAGCGTTAAACTTATTACAAAATGAAAAAAATTACTTTCATCATCTTACTATTTCTTCCTGGTTTATTTATTTATTCACAGAATCAAAAGATACAAACAGAAAAAAGAGTTACTTCTACGATTGATTCCACCAACAAAAAGGAGCTTGTACTCATACAAGAGTTTATTGTTAATGTACCGTTAGATTCTGTTTGGAATGCATATACAACCAAAAACGGTTGGGAAAGTTGGGTAGTGCCTTTGGCCGAAGTTGATTTTAAAATTAACGGGACAATCAAAACCAATTATGACAAGAACGGAAAGATTGGAGATAGTACCACGATCAACTTAAAAGTGGTTAATTATATCCCAAAAAAGTTGATTACTTTACAAGCGGAACTCACTAATAACTTTCCTGATTTTATGAAAAAAGATGAAAAAGATCTCTATAACATTATTTGTTTTGAGTCTTTAACCAGCAAAAAAACAAAGATAATCTCTTATGGAATTGGATATAAAAACAATCCGAAATATCTATCATTAATGAAATTCTTTATTTCTGGAAACGAAATGTCATATCAACAGTTAATTGCATATCTTGAAAAAGGAAAAGCTATAAAATTCTAACACGATGGATCCAGCACTACAAACAATGATTAATAATATGCCTGAGAAAACAGGCAAGTCCTTAGAGGAATGGAAACAAATTCTAAAAGAACAATCTTTTGCAAAACACGGTGAAGCAGTTAAATTCTTAAAAACAGAACATAGTGTAACTCACGGTTTCGCTAATACTATAGTCGCTTTATCTAAAGAATCTGATGATACTCCTAATGATTTGGTAACCAGCCAATACAAGGGCAAAGAAAACTTACTCCCTATTTATGAAAAGCTTCTTACCGTCGTAACATCTTTTGGTGATGATGTTGTTAAAACACCTAAAAAAACAAGTGTTAGCATTATTAGAAAAAAGCAATTTGCACTTATTAAACCCGCTACTAAAACCAGAATTGATCTGGGTTTAAAGCTAAAAGGGAAACCTACTACCGAACGGCTTCAAAACTCTGGTCCTTTTGGTACCATGTGTACTCATAGAGTTCAAATAATATCTATAGATCAAGTAGATACTGAACTCACAGAATGGTTAAAAGAAGCTTATGAAATGTCTGTGTAATAAATCCTAAGTACTATAAACCACTATTTATCATTGTATTACTATATACTCTACAATCATCAATAAAACTTTATACTTTATTTATGATGTAATTCTCATTTTTGGTGCAGTATTATCAAGATATTGCCGTGAAATTAGAATACTCATAAAATAAAATTTAAATGAACATTACATTAGAACAAGCGGAGAAAATTATTAGCGCTGCTAAGACAAAATCGATTGCATTAAATACAAAAATGAATATCTCTATCGTTGATGCGGGAGCAAATCTTGTAGCTTTTGCGCGTATGGATGGAGCTTGGTTAGGTTCTCTTGATATCTCTTTAAAGAAAGCAAAAACAGCTCGTTTCTTTGATATGAATACAGGTATCATTGGAGAACTATCACAACCCGGAGGTTCTTTATATAACATCGAGCATTCTAACGGAGGCCTAATAACTTTTCCAGGAGGAGTTCCTATCAAGAATGAAAACGATGAGATCATAGGAGCAATTGGAGTAAGTGGGAGTAGCGTAGAAAATGATCATGCTGTGGCAGAAGCTGGTGCAAACGCTTTATAATTATTTAAAAATTAGCGTGTAGGTTATCTAAAATTAAATATGAATAATCTGCACGTTTATATTTTATACAAGTTCTGATTTAAAAATACTCAAATAAAACATAGGTATTTTTAAGTCAGAAATGGTATTCGTCTAAATATCGCTACTAACTATCTCCAATATTGATACATGAAAAAAATCGTTAGTTATATCTGGCCACTTACTAAAAAAATTCAGTCTAAAATTAACGGAACATTGGAAATCACCTGGATGAATGGAAAAAAAGTGTTGGATAGTGAAACCGCTAATTACTCTTATGGTTCATTACAGCGTATTTTAGATTATGGATTGTCTAAAATATATTTTGATAGTAAGTCGAGTATTCTATTATTGGGAATGGGCGGAGGAAGTGTTATAGATACATTAAGAAATCGATATAAACACATTGGTCATATTACCGCTGTAGAAATTGATCCAATAATTATTCAATTGGCAAAAGATGAATTCGATATTGCGGAAAACAAAGAACTATCAATTATTTCTGATGATGCACTTGATTTTGTATCTAATTGTAAAAATTCTTTTGACTTAATCATTATAGATCTTTTTATTGATCTAAAGGTACCTATCGAATTTTATCAGATCTCTTTTTGGGATCAACTTACTAAATTAATAAAACCTAAAGGAAATTTGCTTTTTAATGCTGGTATCCAACTGAATGATGATTCTGACATACAATTGCTTATAACCAATTACTCCAAAAAGATAGAGTTCCAACTACACAGTAATGTCCATGGAACTAATACTCTATTAATAGGTAGAAAAAAATAGTATCTTCGTTATTGATCTTATTTTTTATTAGCATGAATGCGAAAAGCCTTACCGATACTGCCCAAACCATAGCATCCTATATACATAGAACTCCTATCCTTACATCACGACTTCTTAACAAGATTTCAGGAGCTGATTTATACTTTAAGTGTGAAAATTTTCAGCGAATGGGAGCTTTTAAGATGCGTGGTGCAACACATGCAATTTTACAATTATCTAATGAACAAAAAGCTAAAGGAGTAGTGACACACTCTT
Coding sequences:
- a CDS encoding DUF2306 domain-containing protein, translating into MFLSTIGVIHFASSIISLITGTVVLYKSKGTTPHKQIGYIYTISMFIVLATSFMLYRLHGTFGVLHWFAVISSITLLLGIVPMFIKPKEYLKLHYGFMYWSVIGLYCAFFAEVLTRIPFILKVDTNIIPIFYSLVGVATALVSAIGSIYFRKYKEKWNALIDDSKNNLEI
- a CDS encoding fasciclin domain-containing protein; the encoded protein is MKKLIFIASTLFLFVCTQSTFAQSKKDIVDVAVSVDDFSTLVTALKAADLVGALKGDGPFTVFAPTNDAFAKIDSKTLNSLLEPANKSKLTSILTYHVVSGKIDAAAVVKALKSGGGKAELTTLSGAKLKAVKKDGKIWLKDQNGNYSEIIKTDVMATNGVIHVIGDVVMPK
- a CDS encoding SRPBCC domain-containing protein; the encoded protein is MKKITFIILLFLPGLFIYSQNQKIQTEKRVTSTIDSTNKKELVLIQEFIVNVPLDSVWNAYTTKNGWESWVVPLAEVDFKINGTIKTNYDKNGKIGDSTTINLKVVNYIPKKLITLQAELTNNFPDFMKKDEKDLYNIICFESLTSKKTKIISYGIGYKNNPKYLSLMKFFISGNEMSYQQLIAYLEKGKAIKF
- a CDS encoding RNA polymerase sigma factor, translating into MKDDLELIKKLQSQDSYALSKVYDLYSGALYGVILRMCKDEPLAQDLLQETFMKIWRKSHTYNPEKGKFFTWSYRIARNITLNALRKKNILIQNEDLSVYKDRSTSEVEKETLELDGSLKKLEPHHQKALELVYFNGLTHREAQEEMDVPLGTFKSYIKQALKKLRESYKEELLVVWIIIEMMR
- a CDS encoding DUF1572 domain-containing protein, whose protein sequence is MMTKSELIANRLREVLLNGTWIANTNYKQQIESVTWQQANQKIETLNTIAILTYHINYYLAGILNVFLGGNLEIRDTFSFDIPPITSETDWKNLKNEFLTNAEKFALQVEKMEDQKLDQIFVDQKYGTYLRNIEGVIEHSYYHLGQISLIKKLITKNSK
- a CDS encoding GNAT family N-acetyltransferase; translated protein: MRSKFPILESERVILRQFTESDLENVFRGLSHPDIIKYYGISFDTLEATKEQMVWFSDLEKNENGIWWAVCSKDDGKFLGAGGLNDLNKENKKAEIGFWLLPENWGKGLMTETIPLILQHAFETIGLHRIEGFVETENLNCKKALAKLQFNLEGTMQDCEIKNGAFISIDIYSKIANK
- a CDS encoding AraC family transcriptional regulator, with translation MIFETHQLNSPISKYIESIFHFKDFIPDHSIERVVPTGHVFIIFELDDIPRNTFDNITLKPNKTYTKAWISGIHKNYISISAHPKSEMFVIQFKPFGTYPFFHFPAADLSEKILSYEEVFEKELLVLRENLLKQEASLDKFNVAEKWLISRFNESKVPSKELLSVVQKLETEPVTNFNDAIGSYPYTQKHLIDQFKKYIGVTPKYYQRILRFNEILQQIQQKESISWSQVAYQCGYADQSHFIKEFNHFSGFNPQEFIKKEFNKDESNFFPLDREG
- a CDS encoding heme-binding protein; this translates as MNITLEQAEKIISAAKTKSIALNTKMNISIVDAGANLVAFARMDGAWLGSLDISLKKAKTARFFDMNTGIIGELSQPGGSLYNIEHSNGGLITFPGGVPIKNENDEIIGAIGVSGSSVENDHAVAEAGANAL
- a CDS encoding anti-sigma factor yields the protein MDRNTIKDTGILEQYLLGELSEEQSIEVENILKKDKELREYFNKMENDMEQIALENAITPPVHIKTAILNELENSSLVAKEKVIPLQKRKRVSYNFAIAASLAALFLLSSGWLYNQWKNTERTMITLQKETNDLKDRLVNLEGNYQKTEKWYQAINKPEVVQLVLKGNEKSPGSAAIAYVNHKNKEVILNPTGLSKLKNNKTYQMWADVNGEMIDMGVISANQEMITMKYIENAESLNITIEPAGGNDHPTVEQLISNVYL
- a CDS encoding DUF4287 domain-containing protein gives rise to the protein MDPALQTMINNMPEKTGKSLEEWKQILKEQSFAKHGEAVKFLKTEHSVTHGFANTIVALSKESDDTPNDLVTSQYKGKENLLPIYEKLLTVVTSFGDDVVKTPKKTSVSIIRKKQFALIKPATKTRIDLGLKLKGKPTTERLQNSGPFGTMCTHRVQIISIDQVDTELTEWLKEAYEMSV
- a CDS encoding spermidine synthase, which produces MKKIVSYIWPLTKKIQSKINGTLEITWMNGKKVLDSETANYSYGSLQRILDYGLSKIYFDSKSSILLLGMGGGSVIDTLRNRYKHIGHITAVEIDPIIIQLAKDEFDIAENKELSIISDDALDFVSNCKNSFDLIIIDLFIDLKVPIEFYQISFWDQLTKLIKPKGNLLFNAGIQLNDDSDIQLLITNYSKKIEFQLHSNVHGTNTLLIGRKK
- a CDS encoding CPBP family intramembrane glutamic endopeptidase; protein product: MNKTFLRTKLTPVIAIILCCILYVSGYFQMIIAASILIVASAIEYKKDAFRSLGFQRKRINVKNLLIIAPLVGIFTFLFYSYILVPGVTSLTGQPLDYSVFEPFEGNLPAILNLFVYILASAAFGEEIVFRGYLMRQFTKFFGSSKISIVINILLFGFIFGLSHAYQGISGQIITGILGMFLALVFHIKKDDLWFNIAVHGFIDTIALVYLYYGWI